The following DNA comes from Candidatus Thermoplasmatota archaeon.
AGAAAAACTGGATGATCTTCTATGGGAGCTGGAGGTCGGTTTGCTTGAGTCTGATGTCGCATATTCGGTTATAGAATCTATTAAAAGGGATATAAAAGAAGAACTTAAAAACGCATCTTTTGACAGAGGGAAAATTGGGGATGTAGTTGAGAATGTTTTGCGTAACGCGATAGCCCATGTTTTGAAATATAGTGAGATAGATTTCAATGATCTTATTGAGAAAAGAAAGAAGCCTGTTGTTATAATGTTTGTTGGTGTGAACGGGAGTGGAAAAACCTTGGCTATAGCCAAGATTGCTTATATGTTGAAAAAACAGGGTAAATCTTGTGTTATGGCAGCTGGTGATACATTCCGTGCTGGTGCTATAGAACAGTTAGAGACACATGCCAAAAACCTTGATGTTAAACTTATTAAACATGGGCCGGGGGCTGACCCTGCTGCTGTGGCATATGATGCTATTGAGCATGCAAAGGCAAAGCACAAGGATGTTGTTCTACTTGACACAGCTGGTAGGATGCAGACGAATGTTAACTTGATGGATGAGATGGCTAAGATAAAACGTGTTGCTAAACCTGATATGATAATTTTTGTTGGTGATGCTCTTTCTGGTAACGATGCAGTGGAGCAGGCTAAAAGATTTAATGAGGTAGTTGGTATAGATGGGGTTATTTTAACTAAGGTTGACACTGACGCAAAGGGGGGTAGTGCTTTATCTGTAGCTTATACTATTGGTAAACCTCTGTTTTTTATTGGTATAGGTCAGGGGTATGAAGATCAGATACCTTTTAATCCTCAGTGGATGCTAGATAAAATATTTAGTGAATAAAAAAATATGAGAGAATTTTTGTAGAAAAAGCTGAGGAATCATTTTTGGGTAACAACTGTAAAGATACAGGGTAATAGTTGTACAACAACACCTTTTAAACAAAACAGACAGAATAAGTATTGAGGAGCGATAAAAAATGATGATAGTCGGCCAAGTCTCAACCCCTGAAGAAGCAAAAGAAATGGAGTTTGTAGTAAAACTGTTTGTTGTAGGAAACCGTGCCAGGTTTCTGGCTCTAAAATGTAAGGAGATAAACAATGAATAAAGACAAAAAGACAAAAAAAAAAACGGTGCCAGATGAAATAATTATCTGGATGAATATAGTGTAAAAAATAGTTTTTTTAAATACTCCACTCTTTTTCTATCCAAGAATCAACTGGTTTTTTTGTTGTATCTTGTTGCGCTCTAGCTATATCTGTAACAGTGATAATTCCCACTATCTCATCATTTAATAGAACAGGTAGTTTCTTTATGTTGTTCTGCTTCATGATCTGAACAGCTTTTTCTATAGTATCAAGGGCGTGTACTGTTTTAATCTCTGAGGACATTATATCCTCTACATTTGTTTCCTCTGGGTTTCTTCGTGCGCAGATAGTTCTCTCTATAATATCACGTTCTGTCACAATAC
Coding sequences within:
- the ftsY gene encoding signal recognition particle-docking protein FtsY, giving the protein MFNFLKKKLKKFEDQLEAELQTELKKEEKKSPSIMSERETKPVIKEKPEEKKIAEKALEKAVQPLIKELTKIEKKYEEKLAEREKARIEKLRREEELDKQIEKSIETELEHTLRTRRSIEEVVKAETKPSVGISGEKLDDLLWELEVGLLESDVAYSVIESIKRDIKEELKNASFDRGKIGDVVENVLRNAIAHVLKYSEIDFNDLIEKRKKPVVIMFVGVNGSGKTLAIAKIAYMLKKQGKSCVMAAGDTFRAGAIEQLETHAKNLDVKLIKHGPGADPAAVAYDAIEHAKAKHKDVVLLDTAGRMQTNVNLMDEMAKIKRVAKPDMIIFVGDALSGNDAVEQAKRFNEVVGIDGVILTKVDTDAKGGSALSVAYTIGKPLFFIGIGQGYEDQIPFNPQWMLDKIFSE
- a CDS encoding CBS domain-containing protein, which translates into the protein MIVKDAMTKNVITIDRKATVLDACNKYRDYKVGCLVVTDKGECVGIVTERDIIERTICARRNPEETNVEDIMSSEIKTVHALDTIEKAVQIMKQNNIKKLPVLLNDEIVGIITVTDIARAQQDTTKKPVDSWIEKEWSI